A window of the Anthonomus grandis grandis chromosome 9, icAntGran1.3, whole genome shotgun sequence genome harbors these coding sequences:
- the LOC126740080 gene encoding juvenile hormone esterase-like, producing the protein MWNILLVLTVIIKITTSIVIELPKGKIEGLTDTTRNGTTYHSFLALRYAQPPIGKLRFQPPIPVEPWIDVYDGRAEKFICYQVNQDSYKENEDCLFLNVFTSVDLNSSFTADRTVMVWIHGGGFISGAAYMIEGGVGPKFFMDKGIVLVSINYRLGPFGFMSTGDTVMPGNFGLKDQVLALKWVQENIAYFGGDPNKVTIFGQSAGSASVSYQLLSPLSKGLYRGAILESGSALSPWAYQRNETKITYMTAQMIDNSFTSQNSTDVLQFLQSVSAIDIDNASFVLAASFDKAATAQISKGFVYAPVIEVAHEEAFLTEKQWGLFESGHYNQVPIFIGMTNEESMLLMDSNMTETWNAYDDNPSIMVPYDLHITDLDIKKSIGLEIWNQFTDGEGFNNDFAKGIRYHSVHDFDKASIKQAELMSNHSDVYFYQFSYSGSMGYFSYRLAGCGNVSHAEEVNYFFSKWYSNDIPDNTDMSYFPEADQKVHFRIMALWTNFAKYLNPTPPLIDVELFQNVTWELVKPNEFKYLDIGKDLIMVAGYPKEEKYLFWDTLYKKYAVPPLDTF; encoded by the exons atgtggaatatcTTATTGGTTTTAACTGTAATAATTAAG ATAACTACATCCATTGTCATCGAATTACCAAAAGGAAAAATTGAGGGCTTAACCGACACAACCAGAAATGGAACAACGTATCACAGTTTCTTAGCTCTGAGATATGCCCAACCACCTATTGGAAAATTAAGATTCCAACCTCCAATTCCTGTAGAACCGTGGATTGATGTTTACGATGGTAGAGCAGAAAAGTTCATTTGCTACCAAGTGAACCAGGACAGTTACAAAGAAAACGAAGATTGTCTTTTCTTAAACGTTTTTACCTCGGTGGACTTAAACAGTTCTTTTACAGCTGATAGGACTGTTATGGTATGGATTCATGGTGGAGGATTTATATCTGGAGCAGCCTACATGATCGAAGGAGGAGTAGGACCGAAATTTTTCATGGATAAAGGAATTGTGCTGGTTTCTATCAATTACAGACTAGGTCCCTTTGGTTTTATGTCGACTGGTGATACTGTAATGCCAGGTAATTTTGGTTTAAAAGACCAAGTGCTTGCGttaaaatgggtccaggaaAATATTGCATATTTCGGAGGCGATCCTAATAAAGTTACTATATTTGGACAGAGTGCCGGATCTGCCTCAGTATCTTACCAGCTATTAAGTCCGTTATCTAAAGGATTGTATCGAGGTGCAATACTCGAAAGTGGATCAGCGCTCTCGCCTTGGGCTTATCAAAGAAATGAAACTAAAATAACTTACATGACTGCCCAAATGATCGATAACAGTTTCACAAGCCAAAATTCGACTGATGTACTTCAGTTCCTTCAAAGCGTTTCAGCAATAGATATTGATAACGCATCTTTTGTTTTAGCAGCTTCATTTGATAAAGCTGCCACAGCTCAAATTTCAAAAGGTTTTGTGTATGCTCCTGTAATAGAAGTTGCTCATGAAGAAGCATTTTTAACGGAAAAGCAATGGGGATTATTTGAAAGTGGCCATTATAACCAAGTTCCCATTTTTATAGGAATGACCAATGAAGAATCAATGCTTCTAATGGATTCAAATATGACTGAAACCTGGAATGCTTATGATGATAATCCAAGCATTATGGTGCCATATGATCTACATATTACTGATTTGGATATTAAGAAGTCAATAGGTTTGGAAATTTGGAACCAATTCACTGATGGTGAGGGTTTTAATAATGACTTCGCAAAAGGAATCAGGTATCACAGTGTCCACGACTTTGATAAGGCATCAATTAAGCAAGCTGAGTTAATGTCGAATCATAGCGATGTGTATTTTTATCAGTTTTCATATAGTGGATCAATGGGGTATTTTAGTTATAGGTTAGCAGGCTGTGGCAACGTTTCCCATGCAGAAGAGGTGAATTATTTCTTTAGCAAGTGGTACAGTAACGATATTCCCGATAATACTGACATGTCTTACTTCCCTGAAGCAGATCAGAAGGTTCATTTTAGAATTATGGCTTTGTGGAccaattttgctaaatatttaaatccaaCACCCCCTTTAATTGATGtagaattatttcaaaatgttaCTTGGGAACTCGTAAAACCTAATGAGTTTAAATACCTGGATATCGGGAAGGATTTGATTATGGTGGCAGGTTACCCGAAGGaagaaaaatacttattttgggaTACTTTGTATAAGAAATATGCTGTTCCACCTTTAGATACATTTTAA